In Solobacterium moorei, a single genomic region encodes these proteins:
- a CDS encoding C69 family dipeptidase — MKKCISRLFSASIAALVASSSIISAYACTGVIIGGDLTEDGSTIFGRTEDLEVNHNKVYKVHQAGEHKAGETIKDVSVDPDNGYSFTFTHDSYRYTSVSDTTPEYGNFDETGFNEKGLIADMTVSASANEDVLGVDPYLDGTDTTKPIGITEAIITTAVLGSCDNARQAVEFIAQEVATKGAGEGNGLVVADHNELWYMEIYTGHQFVAMRYPRDKYSVFPNSFWLNECRLTVGEEKENYNISEDGNYIYSKDIFKVPTEAKTFKGDELTRTIDLYASYALPELSESNVSRVCSGIKQFNPDAKFEGDVYPFLQTTSKKITLADAMAFTRNRLETINQVADDLGRGNLYPIGNRNTMEAHIYHLPSTATKEYPGTMWLSLGSPLTSPFVAYYPTQNSGIEQAQNENNEFNEDSVYWLAMDTLFMVEYNRDEFQPIVSKKLEALESEEIKNAVTTILTADEATTKNHEAATKAYETMKEIHAEILEKFQKYIKENDYTIKFFGKRAKAVFTGTEVLVPKASADIGMKLSVAPAEDMMSGELNIVDHYGNPVEEVKQDLTYSIPTTAFNGKPTFTDGTNEITAEVKDDKYVFTTKATHIAYTVSESKEATTETETTKPKTTPQSVVLLVGAVIVVALAAQVIRKKLR, encoded by the coding sequence ATGAAAAAATGTATTTCAAGGCTATTCAGCGCATCAATAGCTGCTTTAGTAGCCTCATCCAGTATCATTTCAGCGTATGCATGTACCGGTGTGATTATCGGTGGCGATTTAACAGAAGATGGTAGTACGATTTTTGGACGTACAGAAGACTTAGAAGTCAATCATAATAAGGTATATAAAGTCCATCAAGCAGGAGAACATAAGGCTGGTGAAACTATCAAAGACGTTTCTGTAGACCCAGACAATGGCTACTCCTTTACATTTACACATGATTCTTATCGTTATACATCCGTCAGCGATACAACACCAGAATATGGTAATTTTGACGAAACAGGCTTTAATGAAAAAGGCTTAATTGCGGATATGACGGTTTCCGCAAGTGCAAATGAGGATGTATTGGGTGTAGATCCATATTTGGATGGCACAGATACAACAAAGCCAATTGGTATTACAGAGGCTATTATCACAACAGCAGTATTAGGAAGTTGTGATAATGCAAGACAAGCAGTCGAATTTATCGCACAAGAAGTCGCAACAAAGGGTGCTGGAGAAGGTAATGGTCTAGTCGTAGCAGACCATAATGAACTTTGGTACATGGAAATCTATACCGGTCACCAGTTTGTGGCAATGCGATATCCACGTGATAAGTATTCCGTATTCCCTAACTCATTTTGGTTGAATGAATGCAGATTAACCGTAGGGGAAGAAAAGGAAAACTATAACATTTCTGAAGATGGAAATTATATCTATTCCAAGGATATCTTCAAAGTCCCAACAGAAGCCAAGACGTTCAAGGGTGATGAGTTAACACGTACCATTGATTTGTACGCATCCTATGCATTACCTGAACTATCCGAAAGCAACGTATCACGCGTATGTTCTGGTATTAAGCAGTTTAATCCAGATGCTAAATTCGAAGGTGATGTATATCCATTCTTACAGACGACTTCAAAGAAGATTACATTAGCTGATGCAATGGCATTTACACGTAACCGTTTGGAAACCATTAACCAGGTAGCAGATGACTTAGGTCGTGGAAACCTATATCCAATTGGCAACCGCAACACAATGGAAGCACATATCTATCATCTTCCTTCAACCGCAACGAAAGAATATCCAGGAACAATGTGGTTATCATTAGGTTCCCCATTAACTTCACCATTTGTGGCATACTATCCAACTCAGAATTCTGGTATTGAACAGGCACAGAATGAAAATAATGAATTTAATGAAGATTCAGTATATTGGTTAGCAATGGACACATTATTCATGGTGGAATATAACCGTGATGAATTCCAACCAATCGTTTCTAAGAAGCTTGAAGCACTGGAAAGTGAAGAAATTAAAAACGCTGTTACGACAATATTAACAGCAGATGAAGCAACAACTAAAAACCACGAAGCTGCGACAAAGGCATATGAGACGATGAAGGAAATCCATGCGGAAATCCTTGAGAAGTTCCAAAAGTATATCAAAGAAAATGACTATACAATCAAGTTCTTCGGAAAACGTGCTAAGGCTGTCTTTACAGGAACAGAGGTACTCGTTCCGAAAGCTAGTGCAGATATTGGAATGAAGTTAAGTGTGGCACCTGCTGAAGATATGATGTCTGGTGAACTTAATATTGTAGATCACTATGGAAATCCAGTTGAAGAAGTAAAACAAGACTTAACATATTCTATTCCTACAACAGCATTCAATGGAAAGCCTACATTTACAGATGGCACAAATGAAATTACTGCTGAAGTAAAGGATGATAAGTATGTCTTTACAACAAAGGCAACACACATTGCATATACAGTATCTGAAAGCAAAGAAGCTACAACTGAAACAGAAACAACAAAGCCTAAGACGACACCACAGTCTGTTGTGTTACTGGTTGGAGCAGTTATCGTAGTAGCGCTTGCGGCACAAGTTATCAGAAAGAAATTACGCTAA
- a CDS encoding Crp/Fnr family transcriptional regulator has translation MEWIDNRYLLTEYFKKTKFSQYFGFPVKDIVKLCRFHRGEQIIKSDMISDFIYFLLDGEVKFLVTSDSGKIVYLGGCKEFTVLGEVSSLWKMKPMTSVVASTECICFCISLDTYRNRLLDDNTFLRYISKTMAYRLTKRDDDVIVDRTETAYTKMCALIIQNSQSTMFTLDLQECARTLSISYRQVIRVMNRLLQEKLIKKVKKKYYILDYSALYANTNENYFFYE, from the coding sequence ATGGAATGGATAGATAACAGATACTTACTAACAGAATATTTTAAGAAGACTAAATTCTCTCAATATTTCGGATTCCCTGTCAAAGACATTGTAAAACTGTGTCGTTTTCACAGAGGAGAACAAATAATCAAATCTGATATGATATCCGACTTTATCTATTTTCTATTAGATGGTGAAGTAAAGTTTTTAGTAACTAGTGATAGTGGAAAAATTGTATATCTAGGTGGCTGTAAGGAATTTACTGTTCTAGGTGAGGTTTCCTCCCTTTGGAAAATGAAACCAATGACTAGTGTTGTTGCCTCAACAGAATGCATATGTTTTTGCATTTCACTAGACACATACCGCAATCGTCTTTTGGATGATAATACATTTTTACGTTATATCAGTAAGACAATGGCTTATCGCCTAACCAAAAGAGATGATGATGTAATCGTCGATAGAACAGAGACAGCATATACAAAAATGTGTGCTCTTATCATACAAAACTCACAAAGCACAATGTTTACTTTAGATTTACAGGAATGTGCACGTACACTATCCATCAGTTATCGCCAAGTCATTCGTGTAATGAATCGATTACTCCAAGAAAAACTCATTAAAAAAGTAAAAAAGAAATACTATATTTTGGACTACAGTGCTTTATACGCAAATACGAATGAAAACTATTTCTTCTATGAATAG
- a CDS encoding phosphate/phosphite/phosphonate ABC transporter substrate-binding protein codes for MKKIFVSAVLSLCMALLGGCGATGTKETSSTSEDKPLVVQFVPTNNDGSMEAKTKPFAAYLEEKLGRKVEVTLATDYSTIVEAMASGKVDLGIMPPAAYVQAKNQGAAKALLSSKLVDYDQETEMPIEGSSTNSFKGEVIVRADSNIQSLADLKGKKIATLSPNSASGYIYPVAEMKDAGINPTTDCTIVTVNDIPSEITAVLNGQVDAAFVFEGARYVFQKKFEGTNDLFKDLKVLYLTKGDIPNDAIAVLPTMDEKLQQLIKEVFLNMNQDEAAKDAMSLWNHTGYIEADEKAYDTMSNYIEKAAQ; via the coding sequence ATGAAAAAAATATTTGTATCTGCAGTACTTTCTCTTTGCATGGCATTACTTGGCGGATGTGGCGCAACAGGGACAAAAGAAACTTCTTCTACAAGTGAAGATAAACCACTTGTTGTACAGTTTGTTCCAACAAATAACGACGGCTCAATGGAAGCGAAGACAAAACCATTTGCTGCGTATTTAGAAGAAAAACTTGGACGTAAAGTTGAGGTAACACTTGCAACTGACTATTCAACAATTGTTGAAGCAATGGCATCCGGTAAGGTTGATTTAGGTATTATGCCACCAGCTGCCTATGTACAGGCAAAGAACCAAGGTGCAGCGAAAGCTCTCTTATCTTCTAAATTGGTAGATTATGATCAAGAAACAGAAATGCCAATTGAAGGTTCATCAACAAACTCATTTAAAGGAGAAGTGATTGTTAGAGCAGATTCAAATATTCAATCTCTCGCTGACTTAAAGGGTAAGAAGATTGCTACACTAAGTCCTAATTCTGCTTCTGGTTATATCTATCCTGTAGCAGAAATGAAGGATGCTGGTATTAATCCAACGACTGATTGCACAATTGTAACAGTTAATGATATTCCATCTGAAATTACAGCAGTTTTAAATGGACAAGTAGATGCTGCATTTGTATTTGAAGGCGCACGTTACGTTTTCCAAAAGAAGTTTGAAGGAACAAATGATCTATTTAAAGATTTGAAAGTTCTATATTTGACAAAGGGTGATATTCCAAATGATGCGATTGCGGTATTACCAACGATGGATGAAAAACTACAACAGCTGATTAAAGAAGTATTCTTAAATATGAATCAAGATGAAGCCGCAAAAGATGCAATGTCATTATGGAATCATACTGGCTATATAGAAGCAGATGAAAAGGCATATGACACAATGTCTAACTATATCGAAAAGGCAGCACAATAA
- the phnE gene encoding phosphonate ABC transporter, permease protein PhnE: MKIKDTVHYQWYKHLGTFAVLVICLYACIRITNANLSEVLSNTKQMQLFLQKLLHPDWSYLPSLITPIIKMIQMSILSTLLGVLLAIPFSFLATTLITKNAVLTGCIRFVMNIIRTIPNTLLAAILVSIVGIGEVTGVITLTIFTFGLVSQLLYESIETIDTLPVESAESVGANKFKIAVWAVWPQILPAVISYTFYALEINIRSSTVLGYVGAGGIGIILNTSLALFKYDRVSIIILMILILVILVDTISEYARRKCV; encoded by the coding sequence ATGAAGATTAAGGATACAGTTCATTATCAATGGTATAAACATTTAGGGACATTTGCAGTATTGGTAATATGCTTATATGCCTGCATACGTATTACAAATGCGAATCTTTCGGAAGTACTTTCAAATACAAAACAGATGCAATTGTTTCTACAGAAACTACTTCATCCAGATTGGTCGTATCTTCCATCACTTATAACACCGATTATTAAGATGATTCAAATGTCAATATTAAGTACTTTACTAGGTGTACTTTTAGCCATTCCGTTCTCTTTTCTTGCGACAACACTGATTACGAAGAATGCCGTACTAACAGGTTGTATTCGCTTTGTGATGAATATCATTCGTACAATTCCTAATACACTTCTAGCAGCTATCTTAGTATCGATTGTTGGTATTGGGGAAGTTACAGGTGTGATTACCTTGACCATCTTTACCTTTGGCTTAGTATCGCAGCTACTGTATGAATCTATTGAAACGATTGATACACTACCTGTTGAATCCGCTGAGTCTGTGGGAGCTAATAAGTTTAAGATTGCAGTATGGGCGGTTTGGCCACAAATATTACCAGCTGTAATCAGCTATACTTTCTATGCATTAGAAATTAATATACGTTCTTCAACTGTACTAGGCTATGTTGGAGCAGGTGGAATTGGTATTATCTTAAATACTTCGCTAGCGCTATTTAAGTATGATCGTGTATCAATCATTATCCTAATGATTTTGATATTGGTTATTCTAGTAGATACAATCAGTGAATACGCAAGGAGGAAGTGTGTATGA
- a CDS encoding NUDIX hydrolase, whose amino-acid sequence MEERNERGETLKEFLARYDETQYRRPSNTVDMILLTVLKGKLKVLLVKRKDHPFIHDWAMPGGFVNFDEDLDAAMKRELEEETNLFDSTYFRQLYTFGNADRDPRTRVITTVYLSMTPAENIRMTSAGDDAMDTGWFTIQKITTTTDGYERKSVLMLDEEEKDIHLRYEIYDTAHDNYVQTKSKLLLESSNAKLAADHIKAINMAIDVVRNRAASTGIMFNLLPKECTLREIQEVYEAIVNHPVDTGNFRRDIKKMLVATGNTTIVNGRKVATYSFNPLLPFVKETL is encoded by the coding sequence ATGGAAGAAAGAAATGAACGTGGTGAAACACTGAAGGAATTCCTTGCTCGGTATGATGAGACACAGTATCGAAGGCCAAGTAATACTGTTGATATGATTTTACTAACAGTATTAAAGGGGAAGTTAAAGGTATTACTAGTCAAGCGGAAGGATCACCCATTTATTCATGATTGGGCAATGCCTGGTGGTTTTGTGAATTTTGATGAAGATCTAGACGCCGCAATGAAACGAGAATTAGAAGAGGAAACCAATCTTTTTGATTCTACTTACTTTAGACAACTATATACATTTGGAAATGCGGATCGTGATCCACGCACACGTGTGATTACAACTGTTTATTTGTCTATGACACCAGCTGAAAACATTAGGATGACATCTGCTGGTGATGATGCGATGGATACGGGTTGGTTCACCATCCAAAAGATAACAACGACAACGGATGGTTACGAACGTAAGAGTGTATTAATGTTAGATGAAGAAGAAAAAGACATTCATCTACGGTATGAAATCTATGATACAGCGCATGATAACTACGTACAGACAAAATCGAAGCTATTACTAGAAAGCTCGAATGCAAAACTAGCAGCTGATCACATCAAGGCGATTAATATGGCAATTGATGTTGTGCGTAATCGTGCAGCTTCTACAGGAATTATGTTTAACTTGTTGCCGAAAGAATGTACACTACGTGAGATTCAAGAGGTTTATGAGGCTATCGTCAATCACCCAGTTGATACAGGTAATTTTCGGCGTGATATTAAAAAGATGTTAGTAGCTACAGGGAATACAACGATTGTAAATGGCAGAAAGGTTGCTACCTATAGCTTTAATCCATTACTACCATTTGTAAAGGAGACGTTATAA
- the phnC gene encoding phosphonate ABC transporter ATP-binding protein has product MIELRNVSKIYKNGVHALDHVNLTIQDAEFVAIIGLSGAGKSTLLRSINRLNEITNGEILIDGKSITKANKKELKTIRTQIGLISQSFNLVKRNTVQKNVLSGKLGTYSTLKSTLGLFSNKDYQLCNEVLAKVGLENKLHSRCDELSGGQQQRVSIARTLFQEATIILADEPVASLDPVTSKKILSDLKDINEQLGITVIVNIHSVELAKAFATKIIALQDGKLVFEGTSEELTDEKLNYIYKGISNLEEEVQDED; this is encoded by the coding sequence ATGATTGAATTAAGAAATGTTTCAAAGATATACAAAAATGGAGTACATGCACTAGATCATGTAAATCTAACGATTCAAGATGCTGAATTTGTTGCGATTATCGGTCTTTCTGGTGCGGGCAAATCAACATTATTGCGCTCTATTAATCGTCTTAATGAGATTACGAATGGTGAAATTTTGATAGATGGTAAATCAATCACCAAAGCCAATAAGAAAGAATTGAAAACGATACGAACACAAATTGGTTTGATATCTCAATCATTTAACTTGGTTAAGCGTAATACAGTACAGAAGAATGTACTATCTGGAAAACTTGGAACCTATAGTACGCTAAAAAGTACGTTAGGATTATTCTCTAATAAAGATTATCAGTTATGTAATGAAGTTTTAGCTAAAGTTGGATTAGAGAATAAACTCCATAGTCGTTGCGATGAATTATCAGGTGGGCAGCAACAAAGAGTATCTATTGCTAGAACACTCTTTCAAGAAGCAACTATCATCCTAGCGGATGAACCTGTAGCTTCCTTGGATCCTGTAACATCGAAGAAGATTCTATCTGATCTAAAGGATATTAACGAACAACTAGGTATCACAGTTATTGTAAATATTCACTCAGTAGAACTAGCTAAGGCATTTGCGACAAAGATTATTGCTTTACAAGATGGTAAGTTGGTATTTGAGGGTACTTCTGAAGAACTTACGGATGAAAAATTAAATTATATTTACAAAGGCATCTCAAATCTTGAAGAGGAAGTTCAAGATGAAGATTAA
- a CDS encoding nicotinate-nicotinamide nucleotide adenylyltransferase → MSYLLFVGAFNPPTKAHIELAEYACEKTGATKVIFMPSKMSYIEHDQAKNFAFHDTERLAMLESICKAHLKLMVSDYELKEESQPRTYQTLCYLKEKGYACKLLFGSDKLPELKTGWKHVEEIAKEYGIVCMARYDDDCEKMIANDPYLSSLSQYIEVVHTPKEYHHISSTEVRKQFLIAKDAIQMLQETLPKELHGLSSYLFSEDNHEK, encoded by the coding sequence TTGAGTTATCTGTTATTTGTGGGAGCCTTTAATCCACCGACGAAAGCTCATATCGAACTAGCAGAATATGCTTGTGAAAAAACAGGTGCTACAAAGGTTATCTTCATGCCTAGTAAAATGAGCTATATCGAACATGATCAAGCAAAGAACTTTGCCTTTCATGATACAGAGCGACTAGCGATGCTAGAAAGTATCTGTAAAGCACATCTAAAGCTTATGGTTAGTGACTATGAGTTAAAGGAAGAAAGTCAACCACGTACATATCAAACGCTCTGTTATCTAAAAGAGAAGGGATATGCTTGCAAGTTATTGTTTGGCTCTGATAAGTTGCCAGAATTAAAAACTGGTTGGAAACATGTAGAAGAGATTGCGAAGGAATATGGCATTGTGTGTATGGCAAGATATGACGATGATTGCGAAAAGATGATTGCAAATGATCCATATCTATCAAGTCTTTCTCAGTATATTGAGGTCGTACATACACCAAAGGAATATCACCATATTTCCTCTACTGAAGTACGTAAGCAATTTCTCATCGCAAAAGATGCGATACAAATGCTACAGGAAACATTACCAAAAGAATTACATGGTCTAAGTAGTTACCTTTTCAGTGAGGATAATCATGAAAAATAG
- a CDS encoding nicotinate phosphoribosyltransferase, which translates to MSNIQVEPYIPDEDYDNPAMVTDFYEFSMANSLFMHGYKDTIMVFNMFFRDNPDDGGYAISCGQQKLLRFLKNYHFTDFDIQWLLTKGMSPEFCEYLRNYKWKGDVYMLREGTVCYPQVPMVRIECDMVGAVLIETYLLQTMNFHSLIATKATRITGLSNKTPRNVMEFGTRRAQGMSAGNDGAYAAILGGCIGTANCLAEMKYGPDVKAVGTVAHSYIEFFPTEMDAFRAYAETYPENVSLLLDTYSIFDSGLPHLIQLDDELIAKYPNDPNKRVKSARIDSGDLARGYKRLRRALDEAGKPYIKLVASNSLDEKKMANMELYEHAKFDYYGVGEKLITAATDPVFGGVYKLVAVKEKDGSYTPKMKCSDSSSKAVIPGKLMAWRVFDEEGKGQCDIISLDTEVIENGKPVEVVNLDSDAFERRKTIIPNHVEKILIPHMLNGEIVLDLPDIRAKKEYVKEQLQYRIWESELRTEMPHKHYVDLTPAVAKLREELYEKLHGGII; encoded by the coding sequence ATGAGCAACATTCAAGTAGAACCATATATCCCAGATGAAGATTATGACAATCCTGCAATGGTCACAGACTTCTATGAATTCTCCATGGCAAACTCACTATTCATGCATGGATATAAAGATACCATTATGGTATTTAACATGTTCTTTAGAGATAATCCGGATGATGGTGGATATGCAATTAGCTGTGGTCAACAGAAGTTATTACGTTTCTTAAAGAATTATCACTTTACAGATTTTGATATTCAGTGGTTGTTAACCAAGGGTATGAGTCCGGAGTTTTGTGAATATCTACGTAACTATAAGTGGAAGGGTGATGTATACATGCTGCGTGAGGGTACTGTATGTTATCCTCAGGTACCAATGGTACGTATTGAATGTGATATGGTAGGTGCAGTCTTAATTGAAACCTATCTATTACAGACAATGAACTTCCATTCCTTAATCGCCACAAAGGCAACTCGTATTACTGGACTAAGTAATAAGACGCCAAGAAATGTCATGGAATTTGGTACACGTCGTGCACAGGGTATGTCTGCAGGTAATGATGGTGCGTATGCGGCTATCTTAGGTGGTTGTATCGGTACTGCTAACTGCCTTGCGGAGATGAAGTATGGACCTGATGTGAAGGCTGTTGGTACAGTTGCACATAGTTATATCGAATTCTTCCCAACCGAGATGGATGCCTTCCGTGCCTATGCGGAAACTTATCCTGAAAATGTCTCATTGTTACTAGATACTTATAGTATCTTTGATTCAGGACTTCCTCATTTAATTCAATTAGATGATGAGTTGATTGCGAAATATCCAAATGATCCAAATAAGCGTGTTAAGAGTGCACGTATTGATTCTGGTGACTTAGCACGTGGTTATAAGCGTTTACGCCGTGCTTTAGATGAAGCTGGCAAGCCATATATCAAACTTGTCGCATCTAATTCTTTAGATGAAAAGAAGATGGCAAACATGGAACTCTATGAACATGCAAAGTTTGACTATTATGGAGTAGGAGAAAAACTCATTACAGCTGCGACAGACCCTGTCTTTGGTGGTGTATATAAGTTGGTCGCCGTTAAAGAAAAAGATGGTAGCTATACACCAAAGATGAAGTGTTCTGACTCTTCTAGTAAGGCAGTTATTCCTGGCAAGCTAATGGCTTGGCGCGTATTCGATGAAGAAGGAAAAGGACAGTGTGATATTATCTCTCTTGATACAGAAGTGATTGAAAACGGTAAGCCTGTTGAGGTTGTTAACCTTGATTCAGATGCCTTTGAAAGACGTAAGACAATTATTCCAAATCACGTAGAAAAGATTTTAATTCCACATATGTTAAATGGAGAGATTGTTCTAGATTTACCAGACATTCGTGCGAAAAAGGAATATGTTAAGGAACAATTACAGTATCGTATTTGGGAATCTGAACTACGTACAGAGATGCCGCACAAACACTATGTAGACTTAACACCGGCAGTAGCCAAGCTCAGAGAGGAGTTATATGAGAAACTCCATGGAGGCATCATTTGA
- a CDS encoding NAD(+) synthase → MKNRMIKVGTVVPRMKVANVTYNTAQIIQTMNENADAGFLVYPELCLTGYTCGDLFGQFTLLDAVEEGLFKIANASNKLEGLTVVVGAPLRFENHLYNCAVYISEGVIVAIVPKINLPTYSEFYESRWFTSGKNIVSQTIQLGDEFIPFGRNILACDSRSGAIVGLDICEDLWVPDKPSTHACLAGANIIANLSASDEMIGKQDYRRTMVLQQSASCYCAYLYVSSATDESSTDLVFSGHSMIACNGRLLTDSIFPEDTKVETVVIDLESIEKNRRHQTTFDLEENHDDYVYVDVSIKPISNQDEITVDELVDALCKEGYVVNRNPFVPVDDEERGRRCMKILEIQANGLATRVRSTGIKNLVIGISGGLDSTLALLVCHQARKLVPDIHIIGYTLPSHGNTTSYTYNNALDLMRALDIEMHEVAIEEGVQAHLKQIGHPGSYQGDGDTTYENAQARMRTYILMDVANMANGLVVGTGDLSELALGWCTYNGDHMSMYAVNASVPKTLVQYICRTYAYICNQEDLKEVLLKICNTPISPELTPHDENGKIAQRTEDKIGKYDLNDFFLYYVLRYGYSPEKIMVLALTAYPELEKEKVREAMLRFFKRFFNQQFKRSCLPDGPKVGSVTLSPRGDWRMPSDASAELWLEQVKKA, encoded by the coding sequence ATGAAAAATAGAATGATAAAAGTTGGTACTGTTGTACCAAGGATGAAAGTGGCGAATGTCACATATAACACTGCACAAATCATCCAAACAATGAATGAAAATGCGGATGCAGGTTTCCTAGTTTATCCAGAATTATGTTTAACTGGATATACTTGTGGCGATCTTTTTGGACAGTTTACACTGTTAGATGCAGTGGAAGAAGGACTGTTTAAGATTGCTAATGCGTCTAATAAACTAGAGGGACTAACAGTTGTGGTTGGTGCACCGTTACGTTTTGAAAACCATTTATATAACTGTGCAGTATATATCTCTGAAGGTGTGATTGTAGCTATAGTACCTAAGATCAATCTTCCAACATACAGCGAGTTCTATGAAAGTAGATGGTTTACAAGTGGTAAGAATATCGTTAGCCAAACGATTCAATTAGGTGATGAATTTATACCATTCGGCAGAAATATACTAGCATGTGATAGTCGTAGTGGGGCCATCGTTGGTCTAGATATCTGTGAAGATTTATGGGTACCTGATAAACCAAGTACACATGCGTGTCTTGCGGGAGCCAATATCATTGCAAACTTATCTGCGTCTGATGAAATGATTGGTAAGCAGGACTATCGTCGCACGATGGTATTACAGCAGAGTGCTAGCTGTTATTGTGCCTATCTATATGTATCTAGTGCAACGGATGAAAGTAGCACTGACCTAGTTTTCTCTGGTCATAGTATGATTGCATGCAATGGACGTCTACTAACAGATTCCATCTTCCCAGAAGATACAAAGGTTGAAACTGTTGTGATTGATTTAGAGTCCATTGAAAAGAATCGTCGTCATCAGACTACGTTTGATTTAGAAGAAAATCACGATGACTATGTATACGTAGATGTTTCTATCAAACCAATCTCTAATCAAGATGAAATTACAGTAGATGAACTAGTAGATGCATTATGCAAAGAAGGCTATGTCGTTAACCGTAATCCATTTGTGCCAGTTGATGATGAAGAGCGTGGTCGTCGTTGTATGAAGATCTTAGAGATCCAAGCAAATGGTCTAGCAACACGTGTTCGTTCCACAGGAATTAAAAATCTGGTCATCGGTATCTCGGGTGGTTTGGATAGCACACTTGCATTACTTGTATGTCATCAAGCAAGAAAGTTAGTTCCTGATATCCATATCATCGGCTATACATTACCAAGCCATGGTAATACAACTTCATACACATATAACAATGCCTTAGATTTAATGCGTGCATTAGATATAGAGATGCATGAAGTTGCGATTGAAGAGGGTGTACAAGCCCATCTCAAACAGATTGGTCATCCTGGTAGTTATCAAGGAGATGGCGATACAACCTACGAAAATGCACAAGCACGTATGCGTACTTACATCTTGATGGATGTCGCAAATATGGCAAATGGACTCGTTGTTGGAACAGGAGATCTTTCTGAGCTAGCACTAGGATGGTGCACATATAATGGTGATCACATGTCTATGTATGCGGTAAATGCCTCTGTACCAAAGACACTTGTACAGTATATTTGTAGAACTTATGCATATATCTGCAATCAAGAAGATCTCAAAGAAGTACTCTTAAAGATTTGTAATACACCAATTTCACCAGAACTAACACCACATGATGAAAATGGTAAGATTGCACAGAGGACTGAAGATAAGATTGGTAAATATGATCTCAATGATTTCTTCTTATACTATGTATTACGCTATGGCTATTCACCAGAAAAGATCATGGTTCTAGCATTAACTGCATATCCTGAGTTAGAGAAAGAAAAAGTACGTGAGGCAATGTTACGTTTCTTCAAGCGTTTCTTTAACCAGCAGTTTAAACGCAGTTGCTTACCAGATGGTCCAAAGGTTGGATCTGTTACACTTTCTCCAAGAGGAGATTGGCGTATGCCATCTGATGCTAGTGCAGAGCTTTGGTTAGAACAAGTTAAGAAAGCCTAG
- a CDS encoding cysteine hydrolase family protein has translation MKALIAIDIQNDFVSGSLGTKEAEIALSRMVEEINSPKYDIVFATQDTHDTNYLNTLEGKYLPVVHCIKDTEGWRFPKSIEEALHKRNAKIFEKDTFGSLKLAVELQKLAPEEIVLIGICTDICVVTNALLLRTHLPNTKITVVSQACAATTIDKQKEALDVMTSCQIEIEK, from the coding sequence ATGAAAGCACTTATCGCAATTGATATTCAAAATGATTTTGTATCAGGTTCACTTGGTACAAAAGAGGCAGAGATAGCACTATCAAGGATGGTTGAAGAAATCAACTCACCAAAATATGATATTGTCTTTGCAACACAAGATACACATGATACAAATTATCTCAATACCTTGGAAGGTAAATACTTACCGGTTGTACACTGTATTAAAGATACAGAGGGTTGGAGATTTCCAAAGAGTATCGAAGAAGCACTTCACAAACGTAATGCTAAAATATTTGAGAAGGATACCTTTGGATCGCTAAAACTAGCAGTTGAACTACAGAAGCTAGCACCGGAAGAAATTGTACTAATCGGTATCTGTACAGATATCTGTGTTGTGACAAATGCATTACTATTACGAACACATTTACCAAACACAAAGATAACTGTAGTATCGCAAGCATGCGCTGCAACAACGATAGACAAACAAAAGGAAGCACTCGATGTAATGACTTCCTGTCAGATTGAAATAGAAAAATGA